One window of the Diospyros lotus cultivar Yz01 chromosome 12, ASM1463336v1, whole genome shotgun sequence genome contains the following:
- the LOC127787206 gene encoding uncharacterized protein LOC127787206, with translation MESTASNSPPPPPPPPPTSPTITPQVADRIIRAIHHRLLLLHRGGSEFFVLGVTGNVYTVSLSAAPSCTCPDPTTPCKHILFVLIRVLGVSLDDACLRRRTLRPCQLNRLLATPSSPETLADAYVRERFHQLFSQARRGSNLRPPVEIEEGSACPVCLDEFGSGEAVVACGTCRNPIHEPCLQTWKRSSRRRSATCVICRARWRNWSDRDSYLNLSAYVGEDEMGRGSGMCAN, from the coding sequence ATGGAGTCAACCGCCTCCAACTCAcccccgccgccgccgccgccgcctcccaCTTCGCCCACCATCACCCCGCAGGTGGCCGACAGGATAATCCGTGCCATCCACCAccgtctcctcctcctccaccgGGGTGGCTCGGAGTTCTTCGTCCTCGGCGTCACTGGAAACGTCTACACGGTGAGTCTCTCCGCCGCCCCCTCATGCACCTGCCCCGACCCCACCACCCCATGCAAGCACATCCTCTTCGTCCTGATCCGCGTCCTGGGCGTCTCCCTCGACGATGCGTGTCTCCGGCGACGGACTCTCCGGCCGTGCCAGCTGAACCGCCTGCTTGCCACCCCTTCGTCGCCGGAAACACTGGCCGATGCCTACGTTCGAGAGAGGTTTCACCAGCTCTTCTCCCAGGCGCGGCGAGGGAGCAATTTACGGCCGCCGGTTGAGATAGAAGAAGGGAGTGCTTGCCCGGTTTGTCTGGATGAGTTTGGAAGCGGAGAGGCGGTGGTGGCGTGTGGGACTTGCCGGAACCCTATTCACGAGCCCTGCTTGCAGACGTGGAAACGGAGTAGCCGGCGGAGATCGGCGACTTGTGTGATATGTAGAGCGAGGTGGAGGAACTGGTCTGACCGAGACTCTTACCTGAACCTGTCGGCTTATGTTGGGGAAGATGAAATGGGCCGTGGGAGCGGTATGTGCGCAAACTAG
- the LOC127814132 gene encoding nuclear pore complex protein NUP85 has product MPGLASDSGESSLVPFVPEIPNAVVYPLHHGLQPPISRLSVSWSRGNYLRISVFRKPPSDGDDSEVGGKVVEVQLGSGDGEIDDAHRRRIAYGSVSPFALLQSRKHSMSSLSKMSAGSYPYDTEWWEYVMEYSSDIKILLGGLKLPPSSAIEDPKAVLKKVEEPTSLKAAWELMEIFYADKQSQAWIPERLLDWLADYDSLLSSTQPTIHSKLVNFQQELSSLQAMEDDPKYWEAISSALAVGWLDIAVKILRLHGSYQLDQLGNRETENGLVEAVAVLISKMPRMRPELGVGKLGNCYNTKPDFIKAWEKWRAQITKLDCSAFWVQCDHRQTREGLKNLLQIMLGNATALSSSTCHWMELYISHLLYIRPLTMGVESMYGLAQKCMQLKPMSYSHKLMGLMIGILGENTEVVLAECSKSFGPWMVAHAVELLTAGSTEAEILLHEERYNLGGISMEELHRLVFAQVLSSHALTWQIAPIYLTSCVKQGISLLEILLYKHPVQHNQILLKNIEICRLYELDHVSSKIMKIAGVHHWKHGKKGFGIFWLQQARDEVRLNRIAQQLFDFVGKSVSDEGFKEWEGLIELLGSESRTAGGLEFLHKYRDFKRSLHQVHDGISTDAAQKAAESLIQLMKNPSTPQRFWLPLLYDSLKLLNWKGCPVLKVSETNLLLNKLQDLSMARPRPDFIEADLPPQALSSVRLALATNLGRAILEE; this is encoded by the exons ATGCCCGGACTCGCGTCAGATTCCGGCGAATCCTCTCTTGTCCCATTCGTACCGGAAATCCCGAACGCCGTCGTCTACCCGCTCCACCACGGCCTCCAGCCTCCGATCTCTCGCCTCTCCGTCTCTTGGTCCCGCGGGAACTACCTCCGCATTTCGGTCTTCCGTAAGCCCCCTTCCGACGGCGACGACAGTGAAGTCGGCGGGAAAGTGGTGGAAGTGCAGCTCGGCAGTGGAGATGGCGAGATCGACGATGCGCACCGGCGAAGGATCGCCTACGGCTCCGTCTCTCCGTTTGCCCTTCTTCAGAGCCGGAAGCACTCGATGTCATCGTTGTCAAAAATGTCGGCCGGCTCATATCCCTACGATACCGAGTG GTGGGAATATGTTATGGAGTACAGCAGTGACATAAAAATTCTTCTTGGTGGCCTAAAGTTGCCCCCTAGTTCAGCGATAGAAGATCCGAAGGCAGTTCTAAAG AAAGTGGAGGAGCCAACCAGCTTGAAAGCTGCATGGGAATTGATGGAAATATTTTATGCAGACAAGCAATCTCAAGCTTGGATTCCTGAACGGCTTCTTGATTGGTTAGCT GATTATGATAGCTTATTGTCTAGCACTCAACCAACAATTCACTCAAAACTTGTCAATTTTCAACAAGAGCTTTCCAGCTTGCAG GCAATGGAAGATGATCCGAAATACTGGGAAGCAATATCATCAGCACTAGCTGTTGGATGGCTGGATATTGCG GTGAAAATCTTGCGCTTGCATGGATCTTATCAGCTTGATCAGCTTGGAAATCGTGAG ACAGAAAATGGACTGGTTGAAGCAGTTGCAGTTCTGATTTCAAAGATGCCCCGTATGCGTCCTGAATTAGGAGTTGGGAAATTAGGGAATTGCTATAATACCAAGCCTGACTTTATTAAG GCATGGGAGAAATGGCGGGCACAAATAACTAAGCTGGACTGCAGTGCATTCTGGGTTCAGTGTGACCACCGTCAGACCAGGGAGGGCTTGAAAAATTTGTTACAGATCATGCTTGGAAATGCTACTGCTCTCTCCTCCTCGACATGCCATTGGATGGAACTATATATTTCTCATTTGTTATACATTAGACCTCTAACTATG GGTGTAGAGAGTATGTATGGCCTAGCTCAGAAATGCATGCAGTTAAAGCCAATGTCTTATTCACATAAGTTGATGGGACTTATGATTGGAATTCTAGGAGAAAATACAGAG GTTGTGTTAGCAGAATGTTCAAAATCCTTTGGCCCTTG GATGGTTGCCCATGCAGTAGAGTTGTTGACAGCTGGAAGCACTGAAGCAGAAATTCTTTTACATGAAGAGCGCTATAATCTGGGAGGAATCAGCATGGAGGAGCTCCATCGACTTGTCTTTGCTCAAGTTCTGTCTTCACATGCATTAACTTGGCAA ATTGCTCCAATATACTTGACATCATGTGTGAAGCAAGGAATTAGCTTGTTGGAGATTTTACTGTACAAGCATCCAGTACAGCATAATCAAATACTTCTTAAG AACATAGAGATTTGCCGTCTTTATGAACTTGACCATGTTAGTTCAAAGATAATGAAG ATTGCCGGAGTGCACCActggaagcatggaaagaaaGGTTTTGGAATCTTTTGGCTTCAACAAGCTCGGGATGAAGTTCGTTTAAACAGAATTGCGCAACAGCTGTTTGATTTTGTGGGCAAGTCTGTATCTGATGAAGGTTTTAAG GAATGGGAAGGATTAATAGAATTGTTGGGTTCCGAGTCTAGGACTGCTGGAGGTCTCGAGTTTCTGCACAA GTATAGGGATTTCAAGAGATCACTTCACCAGGTTCATGATGGAATCTCTACTGACGCTGCCCAAAAAGCTGCAGAATCCCTTATACAG CTTATGAAGAACCCTTCTACACCTCAGCGGTTTTGGCTGCCTCTGTTATATGACTCG TTAAAATTGTTAAACTGGAAAGGTTGTCCTGTCCTGAAAGTCTCCGAGACTAACCTTTTGCTGAATAAGCTGCAAGATTTGTCCATGGCAAGGCCGCGCCCAGACTTCATTGAGGCAGACTTGCCACCCCAGGCCTTGAGCTCTGTCAGGCTAGCTCTTGCAACTAACCTAGGCCGTGCTATCCTTGAGGAGTGA